A segment of the Leptospira andrefontaineae genome:
GAAGGTCCTTTTGTAAGTTCCTTCAGTATAAAAAGGATCTTATCCCCATGATCGAATTTTCTTTTTAGCTGAACCAGTCTGGAGTGACTTTTGTTTCCTCTTCCATAAAACTTCAAAAAGTACAGTTTGATCTCTCCAGGAGAATGATCTAAACGGATTTTGGGAGAAGGTCCGGATGGTTGTCCAGGCTTAGGCATTTCCACGATAGGGATAAACATTTCTTCCGGATCGTTTGAATCGGAGGAAGTTTCTTCGGAAGAAGAGTTCTCTCCATTCTGCATTAACTCGGTTAAAATTTCGTCTTCTGCCTGATCCATTACCTGTTCATGGGTTTGTTTCCCTTTGTTCTCTGAAGAAGAAGGGGATAATGGATTTGTTTTTCCGATCGTATTAAATTTTGAAAAGAAAGAAGGGGATTCTTGTCCGGGGGAAGATGTACTCTTATTCCCCATAGACTTATCCAATAAAACTAGAACAAATAGAGCCCCTGTCAGGATATAAAGAAGCGATTTAAGTTTATCCGATTCGGGCACAATATAATTTTCGGCCGATCCGGAAACTGCCTTCTCACTTTTTCCGAGGAAAAGAGATTAGAATATGCGGTATAGGTCTTCTAATTGTGCCAGACTCACTTCCCAATCCGGGATTTCTCCGTCTGGGGCGTGGCCATAAGCGCAGAATGCAAAAGGGCACCCATTTTTGCGGGCAGCCTCGTGGTCGGAACTTCTGTCCCCGATCATCAAGATCTCTTCCGGGGAATAAGAATAATCTCGGATATATTTTGCGACGATGTCCGGCTTGGTTTTGATCTTCTCATTGTCCAGGACTACAATCGGGTCAAATAAGGGCAGAATTCCGGAAACTTCCAGGATGGTTTTCACATAGGGCATTCTACCATTAGAAGCGGCCAAGATCTGATACCCTTTATTTTTGAGGGAGGTAACAGTCTCTTTAACCTTAGGGTAGAATTCACCTTCTCCATGTCGGATCTTAGACACTAAAAGTTCGAGGACTGAGTCCGAGATCTGGTCTCTTTCGGACTCTTTGAGCTGTGGAACCAGGTTCAAGAAGATGGTTTTGACCGGTTTTCCGATTTCCAACATGATCCTTTCTCTGTCAGGGACCTCGAGTGGGATCTGGGAATTGACCGAAAATCTGCGGATTGCTTCCGCGTAGGTTTCTAAGATGATTCCTTCAGAAGAAAATAGGGTTCCGTCCACATCGAAGGCAAGTGCGCGGACCCGTTTGGGATTCCAATCCATTAGCAAGACAATAGTTTTGGCTGGTGAATTCGAGGCATTCCTTTTTTCCTTCGCTTGATTTTCCCCGCGTCGGCATAAGGATGGGAAAAGAGTTCCGGATGGAGAGATTGGGGAAAAACCGGGGAATAGCGAATCTAGAGTCGCCTACAGATTCTAGAAAGAGTTTATATTCTTCTTTTGTCTGGACGGATTATAAAGCCCAACTCCAAAAAAGAGTAAGGGCAGAAGACCTTCCTAAATATTTCCATTTAACCGAATCCGAGAAAATCGGGATCCAAGAAACCATTCGACTGAATGTAGGAACTACTCCTTATTATCTTTCTCTTTCCGATCCGGAAGATCCGAATTGTCCTATCCGAAAAATGATCGTCCCAAGAAGAGAAGAGTCCTTCTTCTCTCCGGAAGAAACATTAGATCCTTTACATGAAGAAGATCTTTCTCCAGTGAAAGGACTTACTCATATGTATCCG
Coding sequences within it:
- a CDS encoding HAD family hydrolase, with translation MDWNPKRVRALAFDVDGTLFSSEGIILETYAEAIRRFSVNSQIPLEVPDRERIMLEIGKPVKTIFLNLVPQLKESERDQISDSVLELLVSKIRHGEGEFYPKVKETVTSLKNKGYQILAASNGRMPYVKTILEVSGILPLFDPIVVLDNEKIKTKPDIVAKYIRDYSYSPEEILMIGDRSSDHEAARKNGCPFAFCAYGHAPDGEIPDWEVSLAQLEDLYRIF
- a CDS encoding GerMN domain-containing protein, yielding MPESDKLKSLLYILTGALFVLVLLDKSMGNKSTSSPGQESPSFFSKFNTIGKTNPLSPSSSENKGKQTHEQVMDQAEDEILTELMQNGENSSSEETSSDSNDPEEMFIPIVEMPKPGQPSGPSPKIRLDHSPGEIKLYFLKFYGRGNKSHSRLVQLKRKFDHGDKILFILKELTKGPSSEEKTQGVLNALPNRMEYSKEYSVENGILKLYLGPDFEAGAGPELLKDRVDQICYSILENSELRGIRLFINGKQVRSLGGVGLPIPEVLTKNPRKIATL